One Acidimicrobiales bacterium genomic region harbors:
- a CDS encoding glycosyltransferase family 4 protein translates to MKLAITHPYSWPDVRRGAERIVVETARALAARGHAVTILTSGWQPVHERQDGIETIKLRRRFKDSYRHELSFALRILPKLITGHYEAVHSMMPLDALAAAVTRRLGGHTVLYDEMGIPDRGWWANQPEGWARRIIVRKVDVYACMSQFALDALRRDWNRGGALVPGGVRVESFAPAKSRERVPTILFSGLLDDPRKGVEDLLSAAVILARSRPDLKVWLSGPGDPRAILSRVPEAAGIAEHLPVGDPSSQAERYGRAWVTCLPSVSESFGLVLIESLACGTPIVVVDDAAPPSLVTPETGCVAKPHDPQSLARSLDDALELAQQIDTARLCRGRAEEFDWDSSIAPLLERLYVSGRDPIAV, encoded by the coding sequence ATGAAATTGGCCATCACACATCCGTACTCCTGGCCCGACGTGAGGAGAGGCGCCGAGCGCATAGTGGTGGAGACTGCGCGCGCACTTGCCGCCAGGGGTCATGCGGTGACGATCCTGACATCCGGTTGGCAACCGGTCCATGAGCGCCAGGACGGAATCGAGACAATCAAGCTTCGCCGACGCTTCAAGGACTCGTATCGGCACGAGTTGAGCTTTGCGCTTCGAATTCTTCCGAAGCTCATAACTGGGCATTACGAAGCCGTTCATTCGATGATGCCTCTGGATGCCCTGGCTGCCGCTGTGACTCGTCGACTCGGGGGACACACGGTCCTGTACGACGAGATGGGAATCCCGGACCGTGGTTGGTGGGCAAATCAGCCAGAGGGATGGGCGCGGCGGATCATCGTCCGCAAGGTCGACGTGTACGCGTGTATGTCCCAGTTTGCCTTGGACGCTCTCCGCAGAGACTGGAACCGGGGCGGAGCGCTCGTCCCCGGCGGAGTACGAGTCGAAAGCTTTGCCCCGGCGAAGAGCCGCGAGCGGGTTCCGACAATCCTCTTCTCCGGCCTGCTCGACGACCCCCGAAAGGGGGTGGAGGATCTCCTCAGCGCCGCCGTTATCCTGGCGAGAAGCAGACCGGACCTGAAGGTGTGGCTCAGCGGGCCAGGGGACCCCCGTGCGATTCTCTCCCGGGTTCCCGAGGCGGCCGGCATCGCGGAGCACCTGCCCGTCGGGGATCCGAGCAGTCAGGCCGAGCGCTACGGACGGGCATGGGTGACCTGCCTCCCATCGGTATCCGAGTCGTTTGGCTTGGTTCTCATCGAATCGCTCGCCTGCGGTACGCCGATCGTCGTGGTCGACGACGCCGCTCCCCCGTCGCTGGTGACCCCGGAGACCGGTTGTGTCGCTAAACCGCATGATCCGCAGTCCCTGGCACGATCGCTCGATGACGCCTTGGAGCTTGCCCAGCAGATCGATACAGCGCGGTTATGCCGCGGTCGCGCAGAGGAGTTCGACTGGGACTCCTCGATAGCACCACTGCTGGAGCGACTCTATGTTTCTGGGCGTGATCCAATAGCGGTCTAG